The segment TTAGTAAGGACGTTTATACCcctcatccataaaaaaatagaataaaaaaaggattatgtggttttatgaaaccacggtaaaagtgaaactttttttcacattatagacatttaactaaatatttttggaataatattccattaagggtataaaaatcgctttatcaatcttaattttatacttggaaaattggaatgataatgggaaataataaaaacaaacaaaatagcgtggagctctggcacaaatgagtaatagtcttatacactacacggtcagctgctgcgaactataggctccacccgaccgtcacgcaacgtgcaacacacagacgaaaaagtttgagacgatgtaataacagtttcactttaaaatataatggaCAAGTAAGTTTTCCTgtgacaatttaaaaaatacaattcgtCAGTGAATAGTTAACATAATTACAATAACATATAATACGTAAATGAACGCATGTACGAACAtgaaatgatatttatttattttatcgttCTACATACAATAGTTGTTTGTACAAGATGTATTTAAGGCATAAGATATATTATCTACCAGTCTACATACAGATTATAGAGATACAGACTTGAGAAAAGATAACATTCTCTGCATAAAGGAATAGAAAAATAACATGGTAATAGCAAATTACCGGACATTTTCGTATCAGAATTTCCGAATGAAACTTTaacagttaaatttatattagattGTTCAATACGTTTTCccagtaaaataatttaataaaaaagctgCCTACTCTGAGACTACAATGAACTCCGACGTCTCAAAGTCGCGCTTTTTCTCAAACTCCATATACTTGTTGTAATATGGTAGTACTTACGTAGTTTATTTTATCTTAcgttataatatgtaaagcAACAGATAGATTCTATTATCGTCTATGTTCTGCGAATACAAAAATATGTAGAAGTTATGTAAAAGAGTGAAAGTTACGTAAAAtgtgcgtgtggtgtcgcactagaatagcaccaccccatcttcACCCGTGTGTgttgtaagaggcgactaaggtaCATTAAGAACGGGGGGTGGGCTTTCTTTCCAAGCGAACACCACCATCAACTGCGaccgccaacccgcctgccaagcgtggcgattatggcaaaacCCACCGAATTAAAAACATGACCTCCTCGGCGGCCCCGCTCGTGGTGGCCGCGGTAGCAACgataagctgttttctagggttatcacgaatcgtctcgtgCGCAGGTTCGACGACTTCCAGCTTCCCAAACAAaccggattccgaaaaggctgtagcaccatagaccacatacatacgctgcggcaaGTTATACTCTGCCCTTACCGGCCAATACAGCTACCTAAGGAATACGTCtcaaatgaacatggacaaggtCACTTgttgaatccaactcggatggacAGCCAGCGTTCGGGaaactccgtaaaatcttctcgtacCAACTTCCACAGGGTCTGAAGACGAAGTTtgtcaaccagtgtgtgttgacagtgatgacttacggtacgcagacgtggttgctaactatggTCTTATGAttaagctcatggtcgctcagacggcaatggagagggctatactcGGAGCTTCCGTTTTTGTTTGTGGTAATAATTTAACTGACGGGACGCGAACTATAAGTGATCACTCACCTTATATTAACAGTAATGCTATTCAAAGATACCTATCTATCTATGTATGTTCAACTACACACCTCTTCGGAAGACACTCAATGAAGCTAGCACTACGCAAAGTCGAGTGATTATACAGTTGATAGATTTCATAGATCACTGAATCTCCGACAATAATTCGACCAACTcagcgttgcacgcagtcaaatagTTCGACTACCTACTAATTAATATAGTTGTTTTCAGTGTGCTATCTGTGCTTAACAACTGGTTCAATGTTCACATGGCCGTCGTCAGTAATAGAAGTCTTCGGTTCTCCGAACACGACACTAAACAGAGTCATGACAGACACAGAGATATCACTCCTTGGAAGTCTCTCATCTGTCAGCGCGCTGATCACTCTGCCATTTTCAGGATTTTTCTTGGATACTTTTGGACGAAAATATACTTGTATTGGATTATCGATATTGCAAGTTGTAAGTTATTTGATCATTTTCTAGAATATACCAAATGTCTGGTATAAAACCAAAGATGACAAATTCCTAGAGCTGCCAACTAGGGTTCAACAaacttaacaatatttttttatatcattatttttttttatgaaaataagggacaagatgagcacgacgttcagcggattcttgaaaaaccccaaaaaatctgaatagcactgcaactgcgctcgtcaccttgagacataatatgttaagtcggtcacagtaatgcttatacattactgcttcacggcagaaataggcgccgttgtggtagccataatctagccggcatcctgtgcaaaggagcctcctactggcaAATAACTATGTAGGAAGGTTTGATTAGTGGTGACACCCGTTGGATTAagagttataaatataatatcccAGATTCTTGGAGGTTATTAAATCAGAATATTTTGGTAATACATAGAAGCAATCTGTCAACAAATTTCGTTGCTTTTATGAAACACACTGCAATAATTCTGTAATATTTCAGCAGTGAAACTGAATTGAATGTTTTGTCACTATTCTGAAAATACTTGTCCTTAGCTCTGCGGGTATGAAGAAAAGTATCTCgccaaaaatatagtttttaaaaGTAGTGCGGAGGGTAGATCCAAATCTTTTTGTTGtactaattttaataacttagtatatatagtttatagtctatatgtttatagtttatatatagtttttagTATATATAGTTTATAGTCTTTTGTAACGAGCTTAGTTACTAGAATGGTACGTTTATTATATAAGTGCAATTATTTTTCTAGTGAATATTTGTAGGCACCAAAGTTTTAGTACCTACCTTTTCCTCGTAATGTTTTATGTGATTTCTTAGTccatttaaatgttaataactGGATATTGCATTGTTTAATAGTAAAGCCATTGATAAAGTTACGCAACAAGcaagaacaaaaaataatattgtaatagtgttattgttataaattaacaatattatgttgtgataaaaaaaacaattaatgttattttgctTACCAAGGCCCAAAAAGTATATTTACCGTAATTTTGTGGTTGTCACACAAACTGATACTTATAATTTCGTCACATATATTATAGGAATATATTATAACGCCAATCTTAAGCAACAAAGAATGTAGAGCATCAAAGGGCTTAGTTAACTTATAATCGTTTCATAGCTAAATTCTTTCTATCACGGTTTTTTTAATGGTAacggaggacaaaggagcgtacgggtcaccagaggaatcacaggagtgttgtcgGCCTTAaacgaaggtgtacgcgctttttctgtaggtacccatgttgtatcgtcccggaaacaccgcacaaggaagctcattccacagctttgtagtacgtggaataaagctccttgaaaagcgcacagtggaggaccaacacacatccagatggtggggatgatatcctaacttgtggcgtgtcgtgcaaaggtaaAATTCGGcggttaattaattaaacacgtttgcgtgtttaaagtttagatgatttaaacgtctagatagatccTCTTGcggctagacaaccgatgaaaacaggccagatttattactttagtgcgcGTGACAAGCTAGCTCTTACACTcccaccagtgggagactcctttgcaaaggataccggctagattatgggtaccacaacggcgtctatttctgccgtgaagcagaaatgtgtaaacattgcggtgtctcgctctgaagggcgccgtagctagtgaaattactgggcaaatgagacttgacatcttatgtctcaaggtgacgagcgcaattgtggtgccgttcagaatgtttgaggttttcaagaatcctgagcggcactgtattgttagAGActccgcaaactgcagactttcgatcggccgatagtttggttgagttcggctgttgagtgcgcacactggcccgactaaacagttgggtctgtgatgagtgcgcacactagacaactatcggccgacagtgttagggacgattcgctattagttttaaatcggctattgatgagtctggccgtctaaacaatcggtggtgtgcgcacctagaagagcgctgtactgatttaacagtcggccgatagtttgctgacggttcagtttgaaggcaatcgtgtagcccatcaaacttttttgtcggcTAATACAAaatcgttataatgtgcgcactctcatacatcttcatactgattaagaaaccaaccaaactatcggccgatcaaaagtctgcagtttgcggggtctcataattaccatcagctgaacgtccttcacctgctcgtctcgtcccttattttcataaaaaaaaacactcgtgatttgtatgtcactttgttttttCCACGTTtgcacagctgtcacagtctatctagtcgTATTAATGATCTTAGGCCTAATGATCTGGATTAAGGTTACTCTTCTCTTCATTCAGTTCATGTTCTGATTTCAGATTGGCTGGACTATAGTTATAAGTTTCAACTATGTGGAGACAATACTTGCGGCGATGTTCATATCAGGTCTCAGCTTCTGTATCTACCTCGTGGTCCCCATGTACACCGGGGAATTTTGCCAAAACTCCATCAGAGGAACGACCACATCTAGTGTCGTGATGTTTTTCGTCATAGGCTGGCTGGTATCTTACATCCTGGGAGGATATCTGGAGTACCATATGATGAATTATGTCAGTCTTATCATGTCGATACTATGTACGCTTCTATTATTTTACATGAGGGAATCGCCGCTGTATTTGATGAAGAATGGATTAGAGCAGGTTTGTAGAATGCTGTTTTATGCTAGTTATGTGATTAGAATATTTAAACTTTCTAAAAATTATCAACAGTATATTTGATACGGCTCAACTTTAGTTCAATCGGTGTaagtaccgactagtttcagaccaATCGAATGTGGTCGCGCCCTTTCTTGCACTGCGTGTTTGTGCTCGTTACGTGCTTGACAGGGCGCATGGTGTGCCGGCAGTGATCGCGATCACGTCGATTacaaatatattgttaaatGATTGATAGTAGTTGACATAATATATAGGTTGATATGCTCTATTGTTATATCTTAAAGCTGTGCGCCGTGGGTTGATAAGCTTttaacttagatcatttatacgtctatcaTACTTATATGTCAATCGTCAAATCGTCGAAAATcgttttgtgtaattaatcccagatgtaagggttatcactataaaaaataacaaattgtttagatttgaaagagcaacatctcaagtcaatttcgtaatatgcaaacaaagagtataataatatatagggaaaagagagccctctctacgcattatgagctgtctatttgaaagctggcgccattgcagattggccccgaaaataactatacaTAAGCtcgaaattcatttttaatgttctgacgcaattaaatagctaactctactttttaatgtaggtattgcaattttttaccatgttgatattgcgcgtagagttggttatctaattttgtcacaacatagaacttaaaggatagatttagtagtgtaaatatgcaaaatggaacacgagagctacatacatgtgcaaacgctaggcgtagccgccattttatgaccagtgggcagtaacacaaataaaggaaagttgaaaggtttcaaagcgagtgacagctgccaaagctttcattttcgggcccactaacagatggcactacagtcttctgaaaaagTCACTTTAAGGCTTCTGTCCCACCCctgtatgcaaatattggggttgagcaggttatcaactgtaaagtagatcctgtagatagacAAAGACAtctcaagatttatgaactctacgtcactcgaactattcctttgtgtaaaaataatatttaaagattGTGCCGTTCAAATAATCACGTGTCACTTACTCTCCCCCTCccatgttataaaataaaagttatttatattgttataaattgttataaacATATTGATGTTTCATAGGAGGCTGCAGCAACAATTGCATATTATCGAAATGAGAATGTAAGCTCTAAAGAGGTTCAACAGGAGATGGAGAATATACGAAGAGCACTTAATCCAGAACTAGATGGTAATTATCTTTTAACGTTTGATGGTTTTGTTTCTTCCACAGACATTGGAGAGTTAATGGCGCTAACTAGATTTCAataaagtcttttgtggggtgatgtatatgctttcacaacaagatcctagaaaatgttcaaaactgTTTGTGTGCTATACGCTACTGTAataatggagcgaccgccctcaggctattaaattagaagtttaattgtacaatataattatgaaaacatATTTCtatttgcgcccattcttctcaggcctgaggcattctttttggaatgggtggtagtttttggctctcaataagtgatgtcacatcctatttttatatatatattacaaaatatttgtatttgaaacaTCTATAACACAATCAGAATATATTTCAGCTGTCAAACGGCAGACATTGCGCTACTTTGCGCTGCTGttaaatgtcaaaataacaTCAAAGATCTGTCAGTTGAATGACATAAGACAAAAAGGTTTTTAccaatgttattaaaaaaattggatGTAGCTTTTGTTCGTATTGACCGCTCTGtagcatatattatatatctgtatatataatatatgctaCAGAGCGGTTCCAACACTGTTGTAGGTATATACCTCCTTTGTCTGTCTTATCTGCtcgtatttttatgaaaaagagaaCACGTTTGTACGAGGAGAACGTAGGAATCACGTAGGATTTTAAGACGTGATCACAGTCGCCCACATTTTTCtctaacaccagaggaatcacaggagaattgccagccttttaggaaggtgttaGCGCCTTTTATAAACTAAATGAAAAATGGGACTACCCGCAGAAACAACGCTTCGTTCTTCGTTCGTTAATTTGCACTGTTCACTAGCTAACAAAGGCGTAGTCAGCGGGGATTCGattttataataactatttCTTATACAgtcaaaatttaaaacagtaGAAAATGTATCTttgttattgataattcaaataTCGAATAATCTATAAAATTACTTTCAGTTATTACCTATATATAACCATGATTCACTACTgataattaatcataaaaatatttgtacctaataattgaaaatttaatgtaattatttaaaaaccagGTACTACATCAGAGACAGAAAAGTTGAACCCGAGTTCGAACAGAGAAAAGTTATCAACATGGGAGTTTCTTAGTAAGTATGTGTAATtatatacaggatggttttttgagaagggcgatGAAGgtcaagtcggaaactacgagtatCAGAGAAAAGTAGTGAAAGGAGTCTTATATCTTTTCATagtttgatccttatcagcaacagagtccctTGGTTCTataatacaggatgtattttttttttgaaaaatccttCGGGTCGAtatccgtcaaaagttcaagaaatttaaaaaaacaaaatatgtagttattttttttcttataaatcgagggcatgattCCTTTCACCACTTTTCTCTAGgactcgtagtttccgacttggccatcatcgcctttctcaaaaaaccaccctatATTCTAGTATGAATGGTTCTTTCAAAATTTTGAGAAATATTCcgtaaaaaatatctttatagtCCACTGAAAAATCTTCGCCAGTATTTCAACAAGCTGTCATACcactttaagaaaaaaaaaactacgtttaaaaatacgacttcaaaaactcaaaagtataaaatatcttaGCTAGCTTTATCTAGCTCTTATGCAAatcatatttcttaaaattaataaaatactattatttgtatgtgctattgATCGGGAGTAACTCGGtgcctgcccgcttgggttgtttggttctagagccatagtttctcaaccttattttgctcaccgcccactttgataATATGtgtttttctagagtattttcgtgtattttttttgcctttttagactatatttttttatctacccacgccccatctgcgccatctcaatgccccctaattttctctgggtcttctgctgcctcccccccccccctcaaacgcccacaagagggcgttatcgcccacgtcgAGAACCTATATCTAAACGAAGCtaaaagtcacgcgtggcgagtgtaggtacctgccaTTTcattggcttggcaccgacttcaaacctatcaataggtaggtacaaataatagtattttattaatttaattatttatttttattaaaggtataagatttgcataagaggtgtatttaaTTGATtatctattaagttattttattcttttgagtatttgaagtcggttaaaaagaaagACTGGACAGTTATTATGATACCTAAGATAGTTATTATCACATGTCATTTTTATCAAAAGAGAACTAGAGTTGGGGACAATGCTTGATGAAGTCTTCATTGAGATGGTATAGTTCATGGAGACAACACAACAGAATTTgatgaaaatgttaatgtaagcaaatgagacttaattaacatcttacgtctcaaggtgacgagcgtgtttgtagagccgctcagaatttttgggtttttcaagaatcctgagcggcactgcattgtaatgggcagggcgtatcaattaccatcagctgaacgtcctgctcagtcccttatttttaataaaatatataaataatataaattatctatatcgttataaaatcaaaatcactttatccaTGTAGGAAATACTTTTGATCGTAAAAAagcttatgaatgtcaaaagttttctttttatatttaacgcCAGTTCGGAAAAGGTGAgatgaagtggcaagaaactcattgtcattcttttaaatcaaaatttacagcttgatatttttataaataatctcaatccatataactatgtatataaaagagatttccacgtatatagtcactcatcacgatatctctggaaccattagaactaaagacttgaaatttggtaggaatattctttttacCGAGTCGAGGTCAGTTAAGAagggattttacgaaattccaagtttttttttattatgaacagaacaacgtctgacgggtcagctagttacaatatattatgtaaagtaatgCAGCAACAATAcctactcaaacgtcaaatacccAATGTCTTACACCAATAAGTCAAGAcggtaaatgtaaatttatacgTA is part of the Leptidea sinapis chromosome 13, ilLepSina1.1, whole genome shotgun sequence genome and harbors:
- the LOC126967418 gene encoding facilitated trehalose transporter Tret1-like produces the protein MGVKNQCYATLIVCYLCLTTGSMFTWPSSVIEVFGSPNTTLNRVMTDTEISLLGSLSSVSALITLPFSGFFLDTFGRKYTCIGLSILQVIGWTIVISFNYVETILAAMFISGLSFCIYLVVPMYTGEFCQNSIRGTTTSSVVMFFVIGWLVSYILGGYLEYHMMNYVSLIMSILCTLLLFYMRESPLYLMKNGLEQEAAATIAYYRNENVSSKEVQQEMENIRRALNPELDGTTSETEKLNPSSNREKLSTWEFLKKSRSTRRGLLLSLVLYSASVFQGQVVVQMYAEPLYSEAIPNISPTVCSIIFAVVNIFAAIVVIFLVDRAGRRPLMIYSSVCTAAFALALGSQIQFHWGPHWVTAVFMYLFCITYSTGAGSIPFTVSSEIFLPEIKNFAIIVSMEYFFFGFFIILFIFNPLVSVVGLSGVFYIFSIVCILTALFCTFYMPETKGLSVDAIQHLFVKPRCHRNKV